The Arctopsyche grandis isolate Sample6627 chromosome 7, ASM5162203v2, whole genome shotgun sequence genome includes a window with the following:
- the Pten gene encoding phosphatase and tensin-like protein, with amino-acid sequence MSGPLAMANPLRNIVSKQRIRYQKDGFNLDLTYITKNLIAMGYPGDKLEGIYRNHIDEVFRMLEANHCDHYKIYNLCSERSYDSGKFRMRVAVYAFDDHNPPTIELIQRFCEDVHSWLSKDPENIAAVHCKAGKGRTGTMICCYLLFSEQFKTASEALKFYGQKRAYDEKGVTIPSQRRYVEYYAILLNKYLSEIAVSSPTSSVVSLYKPPTLLILELLMQPPPSLNGGQGSLEFSVLAANRQSSQKGIVSLSEARKSPSCIRIQLDRCTPIVGDIKVEVFNKPKIAISKEKLFHFWFNTFFVTYNAKAVGEPTSERNGSTSPTYKLTLNKWELDDAHKDTQHKTYASDFKVQLVMQCVPEDSSWGQRVPLDNFGGEAAPASPSSSVGEDDSEGSAEPEEGWDSAVEGAAGGVAVYHLLSEPDDLDNIPNSAPNAHTPASPPEVERMLHA; translated from the exons ATATTACAAAAAACCTTATAGCTATGGGATATCCCGGAGATAAACTGGAGGGTATCTACCGGAATCACATTGACGAGGTCTTCAGAATGCTGGAAGCCAACCACTGTGaccattataaaatttataacctATGCTCGGAGCGATCGTACGACTCGGGCAAATTTAGAATGAGA GTCGCAGTGTACGCATTCGACGACCACAATCCTCCGACGATAGAACTTATACAGAGATTTTGCGAGGACGTGCACTCGTGGCTGTCAAAGGACCCCGAAAATATTGCAGCGGTACATTGTAAAGCGGGGAAAGGGAGAACTG GCACGATGATATGTTGTTATTTGTTATTTTCGGAACAATTTAAAACTGCTTCTGAAGCCTTAAAATTTTATGGTCAAAAGAGAGCTTATGATGAaaaag GTGTTACAATACCGTCGCAACGACGATACGTTGAATATTATGCCATTCTTTTGAACAAGTATCTTTCTGAAATAGCCGTCTCTTCCCCTACTAGCAGTGTAGTAAGTTTATACAAACCGCCGACGTTACTCATACTCGAATTATTAATGCAACCCCCGCCGTCATTAAACGGCGGTCAGGGTTCGTTAGAGTTTAGCGTGTTGGCAGCTAATCGTCAATCGTCACaaaag GGTATAGTAAGTCTCTCCGAAGCTAGAAAAAGCCCGTCGTGTATCCGTATCCAGCTGGACCGGTGCACGCCGATCGTCGGCGATATAAAAGTCGAGGTTTTTAACAAGCCCAAAATTGCGATCAGCAAAGAAAAGCTGTTTCACTTTTGGTTCAATACGTTTTTTGTCACGTACAATGCGAAAGCCGTAGGAGAACCCACGTCGGAAAGAAACG GTTCAACCTCGCCGACGTACAAATTAACGTTAAACAAATGGGAGTTGGATGATGCACATAAAGATACGCAACATAAAACATACGCTTCCGATtttaag GTGCAATTAGTGATGCAATGCGTTCCTGAAGATTCCTCGTGGGGGCAACGGGTGCCCCTGGACAACTTTGGCGGGGAGGCCGCTCCCGCTTCTCCCTCCAGCAGTGTGGGAGAGGACGACAGTGAGGGTTCGGCCGAGCCCGAAGAAGGCTGGGACTCTG CTGTTGAGGGTGCGGCCGGCGGAGTTGCTGTCTACCACCTGCTGTCGGAACCCGACGACCTGGACAATATCCCCAACAGCGCGCCCAACGCACACACCCCAGCGTCACCGCCCGAAGTCGAGAGGATGCTACACGCTTGA